The Alkalihalobacillus sp. TS-13 genomic interval AAGGGACTTATTATGAAATTATTGAATGAAATCCTGAACTATAATTCATCGTTCATTGAAGAAAAAGCGTACGAACCTTACAAGACGTCAAATCTTCCAGATAAGCGCATGGTCGTCGTTTCATGTATGGACACGAGACTCGTTGAATTGCTCCCGCGGTCTATGAACCTGCGTAATGGTGATTTCAAGTTGATCAAAAATGCAGGAGCGATCATTTCCCATCCGTTCGGAAGTGTGATGAGAAGTTTACTCGTTGCGGTCTATGAGTTGAATGCCGATGAAGTGTTTGTGATCGGTCACCATCAATGCGGCATGAGCAGCATTGAACCGGAAAAAATGATCGGCCACTTTAAAGAGAGAGGAATCTCTGAAGACACGATCAATACGTTGAAGCATTCAGGACTTGACCTTGAAAAATGGCTGAGCGGCTTCGATAGTGTCGAAGAAAGCGTTCAAAACAGCGTCGATATGGTACGCAACCACCCATTACTTCCAGGTGACATTCCCGTGCATGGTCTGGTCATTGCACCAGATACCGGGAAGCTCGACTTAGTCGTTGATGGATATGAGAGATGAATTAATGTAAGGCTGACCACTGATCCTGATGTGGCTCAGCCTTTTTCAATTTGTTGGTCATAGGAACTCGAAAAGCCTAACACTGATTGCATTTGCAAAAAAACCGTTTGGTCGTAAAATCGATATTTTTGGTCCGTAAAGTCTTGCATTTCGGCTGTAAAAAGTTTTGGATTTGCATTATCTCTAAAACTCAAAAATTCCTTTAAATTTCACTTCAAACACGGTTCATCTTCGACCAGCGAGCGAACAAAATGGACAGAATCCCATTCTTTCTTGGAGATGTGTGTGATTGGGGATTCTTTACGATACAACTGCTGGTTGATTTCTTCAATGGAAGAACCATTTTGATGCAGGTGTTTGATTTTTTCATTCGTTTCAATCAGATAATCCAATTTCATTTGAAGCATTTCTTTTCCGTTCGGAACATACCCGGCGTGTGCACAAAACATTTCTTTAACATCGTAGGAAAGCACCGTTCGGATCGAATCCATCAAGGTTGGCACAGATTCTTGCCACATGCAGACTTTCGGTTTAGGTGTCACGAATAGATCTCCTGAAAAAAGGATTCCCGTTTCATGATTGAAAAAAGCGAGATGATCCCGTGAATGACCTGGAGTATGGATCGCTTCCCAGGTGCTGTTATCTGACTGAACGCTCGTTCGAATTGGTCTGGCATGAAACGCTTTGCGTGGTCCCCAGAAGTCATGCCGATAATCTGGATAGACCCCATCTCTTTTACAAAGTTCGATTGACATCGGATGAATGAACAATTCAGTACCTAACTCCGTTTCAATCCAGTTCGCATTGCCCGTGTGATCCTCATGGAAATGGGTAAGTGCGACCTTGTTGATTTTTTTCGATTGCAAAAAAGGTATAATTTCTTCCTGACAGCTGCTCGGTCCGGTATCGACCAATAATCCATCTACATAAAAAAGATAATAATTCAAGTACATTTGTCCGGCGGTAGCTTTCAGGTGCAGGGTTTCTACATCTCCGTGCTTTGATTGTTTCATGTATGATCGTCTCCCTATTGTTGAATTATATATTACACTTCAATAGCGAATAGAAAAATCCTCTTAATGGATTTAACGGACACAGGAGACCTTATTTAAGTGGAAACGTCATGTTTATTAAAATTACCGGACACCAGGGACGTTATATACCGAAATCACGAGGAAATCATTGGGGATTTGTACAAATAAGGTCAGTGGTGTCCGTTAAATGTTGGGAAACCTGCTATTTGTCACAAATAAGCGCTCTGGTGTCCGCTACGATTCTATACGGGACTAATTTTTCATCAACAGCGTCAAAATTGCAAAAAACAAAAGGAAATCGCACCTGTGTTTAGCAAATAGGAGATATATTGTAATTTTAGAGAAAAATAGCCTTTAAACAATCTTTATGGTATTATTTGATACTTTACATCCTCTAACTGACAGGAGTAATATTAGGGGCATCTTAATTTAAAGTTCTTAATTCGTTAATCGCTGAATTCTAAATGAAGCGGGGGAACCAATCTTCATGTGGCGGGAACGTCACTTGGGGTGAATCCTTTGTTAGAAAGGTAGGGCGACTCTTTACGCCCGAACCCGACAGCTAACCTCGTAAGCGTTTGAAGAGAGGATGGTGAACTTGTGATCATAATACGATGACCACAGGTATTTTGCCTCTGTGGTTTTTTCTATGTAAAAATTTCAACATAGTCCATGGTGAAATGAAGCACTATAAGAATAACAGCTAAGAAGGGGTAATGGTCATGGCTACCAATCAGAAACAAATCGGTTTGATCGGTCTAGGAAACTTCGGAGGAAGCTTATGTAAAGAATTTGCGGAATTAAATGCTGAAGTTCTAGCGATCGACCGGAATGCAGATAAAGTTGATGCTTATTCATCATTAGCAACACATACAGTGGTAGCTGACTCGACAGACGAAGGAGTCTTGAAATCACTAGGTGTCCGGAATTTCGATCTCGTCATCGTTTCGCTCGGAGATGACATCCAATCGAGCATATTGACAACTTTGGTTTTAAAAGAAATCGGTGTAAAAACGGTTTGGGCAAAAGCACAATCAAAATATCATCGCATGGTATTGGAGAAAATCGGGGCAGACCGGATCATCCATCCTGAGCGGGATATCGCAAAACGACTCGCACATCATGTCGTCTCAGAAAAAATCATCGACTATATCGAATTGTCACCAGATCATAGTATTGTCGAAATAAGCGCTACGAAAAAAGTGAATGGAAAATCTCTAGCAGATCTAAGTATCCGCTCGAAATATGGATGCACGATCGTCGGGATCAAAAAAGGAGTTGAAGTCATCATCTCTCCTGATGCGGAAGTACGGCTAGAGGAAGGAGATACGCTTATCGTCATAGGTAAGAACACAAACTTGAACCGATTTGAGGAGAAAGGATTGTAAATTATGGGGGGATTCATGACGAAGATCAAACTGACTCCACCGCAGTTTTTGGTCTTTGTATTCTTGTCATTCATCCTATTTGGAACATTCCTGTTGAAATTGCCATTCGCAAGTAATGAGCCGATCAGTTGGACAGATGCCCTTTTTACATCGACATCTGCGATGACCGTAACCGGTCTGATTACGGTAGATACGGGAACTGCTTATTCTGTTTTCGGTGAAATTATCATCATGCTTCTGATTCAGGTTGGCGGGCTTGGAATCATGTCCTTTGCGATCTTGATTTTCATGATGATCGGGAAAAAAATCGGTATGAGGCAACGGATGTATGTGCAACAAGCACTGAACCAGACAACGGTGGGCGGGGTCATTCTGCTCGTCAAAAGGCTTTTCATCTTTTCAATCATCATCGAATCGATCGCTGTTGTCTTTTTGACTCTAAGATGGGCACCAGAAATGGGATGGGGTCAAGGTTTGTATGCAAGTATCTTTCATGCCATCTCTGCTTTTAATAATGCAGGTTTTTCAATCTGGTCTGATAGTTTGATGGGGTATGTCGGAGATCCAGTCGTCAATATCATCATCACCTTTTTATTCATTACAGGTGGGATCGGTTTTACTGTGTTGTCGGATCTTTGGGCAAAGCGTGAATTCCGCCATTTGAGTCTTCATTCAAAACTAATGCTTATCGGTTCACTCATTATTAATCTGATTGCTTTTTTGACCATTTTCATTTTCGAGTTCAATAATCCAGCTACTCTTGGACCGTTGGCAACTGGTGACAAAATTTTCGCAGCGTACTTTCAGGCTGTCACACCCCGCACAGCTGGATTCAACACGTTGGATATTGGCAATATGGAAGATCCATCGATCATCTTGATGTTGCTTCTCATGTTCGTAGGTGGTGGAAGTGCTTCAACAGCCGGGGGAATCAAGCTTACGACCTTCCTGATCATCTGTTTTGCGGTTTTCACGTTTTTGAAAGGGAAGTATGAGATCGTCATCATGCGGAAAACGATCGATC includes:
- a CDS encoding MBL fold metallo-hydrolase; its protein translation is MKQSKHGDVETLHLKATAGQMYLNYYLFYVDGLLVDTGPSSCQEEIIPFLQSKKINKVALTHFHEDHTGNANWIETELGTELFIHPMSIELCKRDGVYPDYRHDFWGPRKAFHARPIRTSVQSDNSTWEAIHTPGHSRDHLAFFNHETGILFSGDLFVTPKPKVCMWQESVPTLMDSIRTVLSYDVKEMFCAHAGYVPNGKEMLQMKLDYLIETNEKIKHLHQNGSSIEEINQQLYRKESPITHISKKEWDSVHFVRSLVEDEPCLK
- a CDS encoding carbonic anhydrase; this encodes MKLLNEILNYNSSFIEEKAYEPYKTSNLPDKRMVVVSCMDTRLVELLPRSMNLRNGDFKLIKNAGAIISHPFGSVMRSLLVAVYELNADEVFVIGHHQCGMSSIEPEKMIGHFKERGISEDTINTLKHSGLDLEKWLSGFDSVEESVQNSVDMVRNHPLLPGDIPVHGLVIAPDTGKLDLVVDGYER
- a CDS encoding TrkH family potassium uptake protein, producing the protein MTKIKLTPPQFLVFVFLSFILFGTFLLKLPFASNEPISWTDALFTSTSAMTVTGLITVDTGTAYSVFGEIIIMLLIQVGGLGIMSFAILIFMMIGKKIGMRQRMYVQQALNQTTVGGVILLVKRLFIFSIIIESIAVVFLTLRWAPEMGWGQGLYASIFHAISAFNNAGFSIWSDSLMGYVGDPVVNIIITFLFITGGIGFTVLSDLWAKREFRHLSLHSKLMLIGSLIINLIAFLTIFIFEFNNPATLGPLATGDKIFAAYFQAVTPRTAGFNTLDIGNMEDPSIILMLLLMFVGGGSASTAGGIKLTTFLIICFAVFTFLKGKYEIVIMRKTIDPHLLVKALAISTIGLAFIFTAILLLSITEREAPILTVIFEVFSAFGTVGLSMGLTSKLTVIGKLVIILMMFIGKIGPLTLAFSLARQSVENIRYPKEDILAG
- a CDS encoding TrkA family potassium uptake protein, which produces MATNQKQIGLIGLGNFGGSLCKEFAELNAEVLAIDRNADKVDAYSSLATHTVVADSTDEGVLKSLGVRNFDLVIVSLGDDIQSSILTTLVLKEIGVKTVWAKAQSKYHRMVLEKIGADRIIHPERDIAKRLAHHVVSEKIIDYIELSPDHSIVEISATKKVNGKSLADLSIRSKYGCTIVGIKKGVEVIISPDAEVRLEEGDTLIVIGKNTNLNRFEEKGL